In Carassius carassius chromosome 27, fCarCar2.1, whole genome shotgun sequence, the sequence caaattatatatattttagtatgcATTTCAAAGAAAGATAATAACTAAGTCCAATTTTCCGGTTTGTTATGATAACATTAGTGGAACATGTTTATGGTTAATGTGATTATCTTCAGCTGTTGAAGGACACCTGAGTGAACTTCAGAAGCATTGAAGAACTTCCACTAATGGATCCAGGGACCACCTGATTAGAAGCAATGACATAAATGACTAAGAAATTAAAGGAATTCTGAGGAAACACTCTTTCATCATTTGTTTGTCAGTGTAGTGCCCAAAAAAAGTGTCCAAATAATTTTGGGGCCACTGTACATTTCCATCTTTGAAACGTCATCTTTTAGTCAGGATTATTGTAAACCTGATCTCATACAGTAAGCCTTAAATAAAAGCTCATTTACTACAGTACTTGAACATTCAGCTCATATTACAAATAAGCagacgtgatcagactgtcaCATCTTGTACTTTGTAAGACTAATAAATGCCATGTTTTTAATGCTAAAGAGGATATCATCCTTGCAGACAAGACAGTCTTACTGCAAGCTGACTTACTGATTCAACTTTAGTGTAAAATGATGTATGTGCTCCCATATGCCTCACCTCATCACTTAATTGTATTTGAAAAGTAtgtgaatgtaataaaattttaCTGTCATTCATAAAACCAGGATCTGGATTATTTTTGTTACTGAAGGCTGTTATGTTTATTTGTGATGTGAGTATAATCAGATTTCGAatcgtttttgtttttatatttgtgaccctggcaatagccaaaaatacatagtatgggtcaaaattactgatttttatgccaaaaatcattaggatattaattaaagatcacgttctatgaagatattttgtaaatctcctactgtaaacatatcaaaacgtaatttttgattagtaatatgaattgctaaggacttcatttggacaactttaaggcgattttctcagtatttttatttttttgcactctcagactccagattttcaaatagttgtttctcagccaaatattgtcatattctAACAAatcatatatcaatggaaagcttatttgttcAGAATTCAGATGAAGagtaaatctcaatttcgaaaaaattgacccttatgaatGTTTTTGTGGTCCAAGAGTCACATTTTTGTCACATGTCCTTTCCccccattttttctttctttgctaaTTGTATACTTGTTTTTCAGGAAACTCactgatcctctgagaaaactaatcccgtccgatTGCAAATGTCTGTGTGATTGCCGGCAATGTTTTGGCTAACATGTATTACCACAGATGCTCTTACTGCGctcatgtttgatatatttgcttcccggcaaagaaaaaaataatttaaaaaaatttataaaaataaaaaagtcaagaaccagatcacgtaaactgttaatactggctattgtaatatcagcatcaggtaagattatccacgttcatttatgcactcagttacataatgttttaattacagatgtacctttatgaaaattaaacgttttttttttttttttaaaggaaaacaagttaaactaaagaaaccacacattaacatggttttgctatactagccatttagtattaattgtgtaataatactaatggtaATCAATCAGAATGATTATATGCAATGCACGCATACAGagtggttctagtaagaactctagctgctgcattttgaaccagcTGAAAATATCATAAAACTATTGTGTCCTGAAAAAACTTAACAAATATATTGTCGAATTATTTTTAGGCAAAAGAGATGTGACCGTGCGCGGGGGAAATGTCCAATATTTAGTCTCGGGCGCCCTCTGTAAGAAAGATCATGTATTACAGAAGAATCATTCCCTCTTTTTATTATGTTGTGCTAAATtaaaaccaattatttttttttatttttttttttttttgcataatctaTAAAAATGGTAGAATATACTATCTGGAAGTAGTACTTGTTTTTCTATGCTCAGACCAAGAAGCGGCAAAAATGTTCTCCAGGGGGCGCTTTAACGGCCCAGAAAGAAGaaaccttttttattaaaaaatacttttttattatttaaatagtaatGAGAGTGAAATAACATAATCGCTATGATGTCAACGTTTTCTCTTCTCATATAAAATTGCTAGCGTTCGCTAGAGAAATACatacaattatttttgttaaatcaaTAATGTCTCACCTGTGCTTAGAAAAGTATCAGCTATCATGTGACGACGCCGTCTGCGTTTTGCTTCAATAACGAACTTAACAAATTTATACCTGGACAATAATACTGTGAAACTTTAATATTCAGTACACACATGAATCAGATTTTGTTTCTATCTTTTTTGCTGGCGACGGTCACGCGCCTGCGCTCTTAAACAGTACCCGGATAATGACGTAAACAAGATGGCTGCGTAGTGGTGTTTGTTATTGATTCACACGCACTgatcacagaaatgaaaaagggtcgtttatattccacGCAGTTTATTTTCAGCACGGAATATATTCATATCGTGCTATTCCTCTGATTTTCTCGATTTTTGTAGTGGTCGGAAGGACCACATTTCGAAgacaatttaatataaacatgGTAAAGAACTGCTTAACGTTATATTAAAATCATCGCTCTCGTCAACCCTTCAGATGAAGCTGTAAATCTTTCTTTTGTTTACAAACTTTTGTTTCTATAAATTGTATATAGATAACGTGTAACGTATCTCTGGAATAAATTAGTATTTGACTGTAGaatgactacacacacacacagactaaacTCGGGTCATGACTTACATTGACCGCATTGACTGCTCTTCTGCTAGGATTCTCATAAAACACAGTCCATGTTTTGAACATTTCAAAAGATCTGGATGCTGAAGTTTTATTTGTTATGTTTCAGTCGGCCAAAGTGGACTCTGTGGAGAGTGAGTCGAGTTCAAAAAGCAGAAGTAGTTCTCACAGCAGAGGTGAGTTTCTCTAGACAAGTGTTGTCTGTGTCAGGAAAGAACAATCACTGACCCTGATCAGACAAATGTGCAGAAATTATTCAGCTTACAAATATATTGACAGGAAGAGAAAACCGGAAACGAGCAAGAAGCCGAAGCCGATCCTCCTCATCATCTTCcagttcttcctcctcctcctcatcatcatcctcttctTCACATTCTTCATCCAGCAGTTCATCATCACATAGTAACTCCAGCTCCAGTAGCTCAGGTAAgttcattaaaaattatttattaaatttcttttcaaaataaaaaattatattgtgtgaAAGGAACGTTTTGTAGGTGTAAAACATCACATGCATTATTAACAGAAAAgaagaaaatgaaacaaaaaagatTAATGATGCAGCAGATCAATGTGTTTTGTGCTTTCACTGTTAGATTCTtgcaaaaaacaaagaaaatcttCGAAGAAAAGGAAAGATAATCATGGCAAAAAGGTACCTggcctttttttcctttttttcaattgacattgtttatttagaaCTCAAAATCAagcatttttaaaggggtcatatgatgcaaattcaattgttcctttctctttggagtgttacaagcttttggtgcatgaagaagatctataaagttgcaaagactaaagtctcaaatccaaagagatattctttatcaaagttaagactctgacacgcccccctaaaacggctcattcaaacacgcccccacatgtctatgtcactatgtggaaatatttgtgtaatgccaccagaatgttcacgcaaagaaagaagacgtggtttcagtaaccgcagttagtgttgaagcagtcatgtcagggagatgctgtgtgtatctaggagaaagcaaaagcactttatttggccttcagaaagtagatgcatttaggaatctataagattacttacaacagaacagcaactcaTTTTAcggacgaccgtttcgtgaacctaggagaggaggttattctgactttgctatgataATCTGGCGCTAcaagaggacctacaataatgtacagtatttgaaaaataatgtgtttattgaacattaaagcagtaaatctccatcacctgcacgCTTTCACATGGGAGTAGCATTAACTACACAGatccgttgttcactgacaagctgtgcaaaaaCAGCatcatattttgcacgttttgcttagcttgtcagtgaacaacagctctgtgtagttaatgctaCTCCCATGTGAAAGCGTGCAGGTGAtgggagatttactgctgatttactgacaagatgcgcattaaatatcgcatgcgatgtatcgtgcagccctaatattctgttacaccaaatacacaaaataaggatctttaaaaaagcatcatatgacccctttaaataatttttacacaGCTCTTGACATGCAGCTTCAGTTAATGACCAAAGCctgtcaaactgaaaaaaaaaataataataataattttttagggAACTATTCTAATAagaagttttttttgtgtgtcttttttaAAAGCTGTTACATGTTAATTAACGGTTGGTTTGGAATATTTTCACTTATCtgttttaactattattattattatcatagaaaggaaaaaaagagaaaacacgtAAGCGAAAGAAGGAAAAGGGACACAAAGGGCAGGACGACAGCTTTGGACCTGTTCAAATTTCAAAGGTACTTTTTTCATCTCAAAACTTCATAGCTGGCATCACATTTTAGCAACGTGATGTAAtctgtttcctttaaaaaaaaaaaaaaaagtatttcgaTTAAATGTTTCTGTAATTATTGCAAAGTTTAGTGATATAATTTCTGTCTTCCCCAGTATCTTAAGGAAAAGAAGAAAACCGGCAAGTACAGTATGATTTCAGGgaaaaagattaaaatgaaagtgaaaaaatcAAAGAAGGACAAGCAGGTGAGTTTTTCCTTCTGCAGATTACACATAAATACACTAGAGGAAAAACAATAACTTAACCATTTGATTTTATAATAAAAGCATGGAATATCCCTCtgctgctttattattattttatgatgttTGGTGAAAATAGTGTTAGAATGTTAACTGTAGTCAGGTTTGCACAGATCTTTCATTGacttaacttttctttttttttcttttttttttaacagcggGACAAAAACAGAGCAGAACTGCTGGAGTTCTTGAACTCCACTTTCTGATTCAGTTCATTATTCATCTGACCGCCACTCAGGGAAAGACCATCTTCAACTATTAATGGGTTTGCCTGATGTTATACATTGACAGTTCCTTACCATAAACTATGTAGAtggttgtccttttttttttttccagactgTGTCCTGAAATACTTATTATATGTCTGATTAACTGTATCCTATAAGAACTGTAGCTTGGATGTAACATTGTCACATGTTACTGAAATAGTACAATACAATAGTACTGAAAAAACTTGTACAGTTTGTCATCTGGGACATGAAGGTTGTATATCTAACAAACTACTCAAATTTGAAACAACACTGTAGTCATGTTGTTCCAGTGGCGTGTTTCTTGTTATCCCATGATAATCTGTGTATTTATTGTGCTGAGCCAAATGCAGAAGCAACACTAGCAGGTAGTTGAGCGCTTACGATCTTCCTTTGTGATACACGTGCATCTGACCGTACTTATGACAATACTGTTAAATAAATTTCCAGTTTGtgtcctttattttttttgtgtgtcttatGAGCAGTGGTGGAAAGAGCTCTAAGAAATTGTACTTTAAGTATTGCTACTAGGAATAATTATCTTGAGTACAGGTAagactcaagtaagagtaaataAGTAGTTGGCTGAAAAGCTACTCAAGTTACTGCGTTACAAAGtacttttctattatttttacCCAAAATGAGGCCGTGTGAGCATTATGGAGCATTTAACACTCACATGTACTATAATGCCTGTTTCACAGGTGAGACTCATAGAAGCATTAAACTTATCATATTCCAGAAAATTCCTTATATGGACAAAATACATCAGATATCACTACAGCTGAATAACATGCAGATAGAAATGCTTTGACTGATGAAACATCAAAGACACAATCGCATATGCAAAGTTAACTGACAAAGCCAGTATCACAGTAATTCTAAAGAATATTTTCGGTCTCACTGTGATAAGAACATGACTCAATATATAATGATTTTGGAACAAAACATGATATTAGTCTAATAAAGTCTCAAGCTTGACGCTATGCTAAGCAAACATACTACCTATCCCTCTTTCCAGGAGCAACTGTTTTATAGCTAATTTTTTAAAGTACATTCATGTGAAagattatgtgtttgtgtttaagaAAGGTAAGTGAGAGGTTTTCAAAGAAATGAGGGtttaaaacagaacagaaaggtgccagtaaaaaaaaaataatgtggggTAAGGTTAAAGTTCGGTATCGTTTTCATTTGAATGATTCTGATTTTTATTAATTCCTAATTCCAGTTCCAATGAGGTAAAGAAATAAAGCATCTTAAAATATCAATCACATttattctaactttttttttgctaaatatttcATGTGTGTGCAGCAGAGAAAACAGAACACAAATCTTGACTTGGATGGTTTATAATTCaaggggttcagacacactctctctgtttaaatctagattaaaaacgcatctctttcgccaagcattcgtataatgcatctcttaaaatgtgactgcagttgcatctgatcaaatgcacattcttattctttcgCTTGGGTTAAActgattaattttactttgttggatcagcagctatgctaatgatgtctgtaactaggatttacacaagctccagtctggatccagaacacctgagaagagatgatgctgaccctcagaggacaccagatgatgctaaccctgaaacaacaacagaactaacaaatattgctacaagtgtgattgcatcatataataattgctgttaataatgttcaccgtctggctgactacgtcttgtattaatttcaccacttataagctactactaaatattgtagaaacgtaattttctgtaagttgctttgtaatgatttgtatcataaaaagtgctatacaaataaacttgaatttaattgaattataatCACATTAACAGTGTAGTttgttataaaagcaataaggttGATTCCAGCCACGTTTTTGGTGGAATGAAAAGCTTTTAATCTAACATGTTAACCCGTACCTAGGCATGCATGGGAATCCAAAATCAATTCCAATTCTGCAATAGGATGCTTAAGGTCAGGAATCATCtactttttataaaatgtaattttgattcCTCTTACTGATTCCTTTgtgcacattttaaaatgacCTTGAACCATTGAAAAATATGActgaaaatactaaaatatactaaaagtgaacttataggtttactgatagtttactaatgaaatactttgtacacattgaagtatagtctcagtaaacgactagtttagtagttttatactcaACTCAAAcatataagttttctttaagtgaactttacatcatactttaagtatactactatggccctatttaggttttaatttgtatatattttgttacatgaatatttgaacatacaaaacatccaaagaaaagacagggtatctgcttgtaaacaaaaccatgttattttagcttttattttattttaaacactttagTTTGGTTAAGtttcacaaaaaataaagaaacaacattttgaacaaaaagctgaaaatgaCTTAATTATTAAATACGGATGActtaattattacctcttcatcagtcaacattttattccataacattacagttttgatgctgttttatgtcagatgatcgtgttagattacatgtgtctctggtgtttatttttttcttcttgtgtttttgtggaaattctgtgcagaagatgtgtactataaccatcacttctaccacaaaagactgctttttaagttatcttcctgatgtaccCAAATACCTTAGCATGTCCAAAATcacagaacaacttgatgatgtaacaaaaactatggactctctcttttctagcattttaaatacagttgctcctttacgcttaaggaaggttaaggaaaccagtctgactgacaccatggtataatgagctgactcgcaccctaaagagagcagcctgaaaaatggagcacagctggaggaaaacaaaactagaggtatttcgtattgcttggcgggagagtaacctatcctacagaaaagcattaaaaactgctagttcagattacttttcttctcttttagaagaaaacaaatataaccccaggtatttattcaatacagtggctaaattaatgaaaaataaagcctcaacaagtgttgacatttcccaacaccacagcagtaatgactttatgaactactttacttctaaaatcaatactattagagataaaattgcaaccattcagccgtcagctacagtatcgcatcagacagtgcactatagaccccctgaggaacagttccactcattctctaccataggagaggaagaattgtataaacttgttaaatcatctaaaccaacaacatgtatgttagacccgataccatctaagctcctaaaagaggtgcttacaGAAattatagatcctcttctgactattattaattcctcattatcattaggacatgtccccaaaaccttcaaactggctgttattaagcctctcatcaaaaaaccacaacttgaccccgaagaactagttaattatagactgatctctaatctcccttttctgtccaagatactagaaaaggtagtatcctcacaattaatTATATTccatcttagagaaaaatggtatatgtgaggatttccagtcaggatttagaccgtatcatagtactgagactgctctccttagggttacaaatgatctgctcttatcatctgatcgtgggtgtatctctctattagtgttattggatcttagtgctgcatttgacacaattgaccactacattcttttgcatagacttgaacactttgttggcattaaaggagctatgtggaggtttttacttaaaaaaatctttaagatagagttttcatttgtacatgtatgagccaaccatgatgtaaaaaaaagaatgacacctcgactgtccaccacggttgtctctatcagcctgtaggctcaattgtgtagaggagtcgggcccgaattgatTTAgcgtgaaaaggttttttttcccttgtagttgttttttttatgtgttgaagaacgtatgtttttttttattttgaattgaaaCCAAGGTGATCTCTTTATACTCTTTATATACTTTTTCATCCTTTCTGTTTCCAGTACCTCCTGTTTGAGGAAATAATGTGTGAAACTAAGGgtgcataattattttttttctatttatttatatatctccTTTGTTGGTGTTTTGTGATTTTCTTACCTTCATTGTTTCCGACAATATACCTAAATAACCATGGCAATGAACTTgtgaattatttgtttgttttttgtttccttGTTATTTGGTGAAAATATATGTGAATGTTAACTTTCTTTGTGTGAGACTCTGATTTATATTTGTAATCGGTGGCTAATAGAGACATTCCGTGGTAAAGCAACAAATAGCATTTGTATTTTGACAAGATTAagcttgtctggcgcccgaactGTGTATAGTTAAGTTAGACGTTTTTATTTAAGTTTCTTTGGGCCAGCTACCGTtacatagttgatataaaaaactggatgacgagtcatttcttactgctaaattctgaaaaaacagaggtgttaattataggaactaaaaactctgcttttagtaacctagaacactgtctaagacttgatagctgctctgtcaattcttcgtcatcagttaggaacctaggtgtgttatttgatagcaatctttccttagaaagccccgtttctagcatttgtaaaactaaatttttccatctcaaaaatatatct encodes:
- the si:ch211-22i13.2 gene encoding pinin, translated to MSAKVDSVESESSSKSRSSSHSRGRENRKRARSRSRSSSSSSSSSSSSSSSSSSSHSSSSSSSSHSNSSSSSSDSCKKQRKSSKKRKDNHGKKKGKKEKTRKRKKEKGHKGQDDSFGPVQISKYLKEKKKTGKYSMISGKKIKMKVKKSKKDKQRDKNRAELLEFLNSTF